One genomic window of Mastomys coucha isolate ucsf_1 unplaced genomic scaffold, UCSF_Mcou_1 pScaffold8, whole genome shotgun sequence includes the following:
- the Rxfp3 gene encoding relaxin-3 receptor 1 yields MQVASATPAATMSQAAAGDELSEFFGLIPDLLEVANASGNASLQLQDLWWELGLELPDGAAPGHPPGSGGAESADTEARVRILISAVYWVVCALGLAGNLLVLYLMKSKQGWRKSSINLFVTNLALTDFQFVLTLPFWAVENALDFKWPFGKAMCKIVSMVTSMNMYASVFFLTAMSVARYHSVASALKSHRTRGRGRGDCCGQSLRESCCFSVKVLCGLIWASAALASLPNAIFSTTIRVLGEELCLMHFPDKLLGWDRQFWLGLYHLQKVLLGFLLPLSIISLCYLLLVRFISDHRVVGTTDAAGAATPGGGLSTASARRRSKVTKSVTIVVLSFFLCWLPNQALTTWSILIKFNAVPFSQEYFQCQVYAFPVSVCLAHSNSCLNPILYCLVRREFRKALKNLLWRIASPSLTSMRPFTATTKPEPEDHGLQALAPLNATTEPDLIYYPPGVVVYSGGRYDLLPSSSAY; encoded by the coding sequence ATGCAGGTGGCTTCTGCAACCCCCGCAGCCACCATGAGTCAGGCAGCTGCGGGTGATGAGCTCTCAGAATTCTTCGGTCTGATCCCAGACTTGCTGGAGGTGGCCAACGCGAGCGGCAATGCGTCGCTGCAGCTTCAGGACTTGTGgtgggagctggggctggagtTGCCGGACGGTGCGGCGCCTGGGCATCCTCCGGGCAGCGGCGGGGCAGAGAGCGCGGACACTGAGGCCAGGGTACGGATCCTCATCAGCGCGGTTTACTGGGTGGTTTGTGCGCTGGGATTGGCCGGCAACCTGCTGGTTCTCTACCTGAtgaagagcaagcagggctggcgcAAATCCTCCATTAACCTCTTTGTCACTAACCTGGCGCTGACTGACTTTCAGTTCGTGCTCACTCTGCCCTTCTGGGCGGTGGAGAACGCATTAGACTTCAAGTGGCCCTTTGGCAAGGCCATGTGTAAGATCGTGTCCATGGTGACGTCCATGAACATGTACGCCAGCGTCTTCTTTCTCACTGCTATGAGCGTGGCGCGCTACCACTCCGTGGCCTCGGCTCTCAAGAGCCATCGGACCCGAGGGCGTGGTCGCGGTGACTGCTGCGGCCAGAGCTTGAGGGAGAGCTGCTGTTTCTCAGTCAAGGTGCTGTGTGGGTTGATCTGGGCTTCTGCTGCGCTGGCCTCGCTGCCCAATGCCATTTTTTCGACCACCATCAGGGTGTTGGGCGAGGAGCTTTGCCTCATGCACTTTCCGGACAAGCTACTGGGTTGGGACAGGCAGTTCTGGCTGGGTTTGTACCACCTGCAGAAGGTGCTGCTGGGCTTCCTGCTGCCACTGAGCATCATCAGTCTGTGTTACCTGTTGCTTGTGCGCTTCATCTCCGACCACCGGGTAGTGGGGACAACAGATGCAGCAGGAGCAGCAACGCCAGGGGGAGGCCTGAGTACAGCCAGCGCTAGGAGACGCTCCAAGGTCACCAAGTCGGTGACCATCGTcgtcctctccttcttcctgtgtTGGCTGCCCAACCAGGCGCTCACCACCTGGAGCATCCTCATCAAGTTCAACGCAGTACCCTTCAGCCAGGAGTACTTTCAGTGCCAAGTGTACGCGTTCCCAGTCAGCGTGTGCCTAGCGCACTCCAACAGCTGCCTCAACCCGATCCTCTACTGCTTAGTGCGCCGCGAGTTCCGCAAGGCGCTCAAGAACCTGCTGTGGCGGATAGCCTCGCCTTCGCTCACCAGCATGCGCCCCTTCACCGCCACTACCAAGCCAGAACCTGAAGATCACGGGCTGCAGGCCCTGGCACCGCTTAATGCTACTACAGAACCTGACCTGATCTACTATCCACCCGGTGTGGTGGTCTACAGCGGGGGTCGCTACGACTTGCTCCCTAGCAGCTCTGCCTACTGA